A window of the Bradyrhizobium diazoefficiens genome harbors these coding sequences:
- a CDS encoding gluconate 2-dehydrogenase subunit 3 family protein, with translation MQRRTFLTLAAWLVGTTSLTRATVIHNRVPWAPHPNSAPEMVRPGPWQFFTLDEARAMEAIVDRIIPPDPETPGGKIAGCAVFIDRQLKGPYGSNQGHYTLGPHTKGTQEQGPQSALTHAELYRNALAALDKHCKSTQAGKSFAELEAAAQDDVLRKLESGEVKFETVDAKGFFSALLKDVPEGFFADPIHGGNIDMVGWKMIGFPGIRYDYRDWVNRHNERYPHPPVSIAGRADWTPAKS, from the coding sequence ATGCAGCGCAGAACGTTTCTCACACTCGCGGCCTGGCTTGTCGGAACGACCTCCCTGACGCGCGCGACCGTGATCCACAATCGTGTGCCGTGGGCGCCGCATCCGAACTCTGCGCCAGAGATGGTGCGGCCGGGTCCGTGGCAGTTCTTTACTCTTGATGAAGCTCGCGCGATGGAAGCGATCGTCGATCGCATCATCCCGCCCGACCCGGAGACGCCTGGCGGCAAGATCGCCGGCTGCGCCGTCTTCATCGATCGCCAACTCAAGGGACCGTACGGCTCTAACCAGGGTCATTACACGCTTGGACCGCACACCAAAGGCACCCAGGAGCAAGGCCCGCAATCGGCGCTGACCCATGCCGAGCTCTATCGCAACGCGCTGGCCGCGCTCGACAAGCATTGCAAGTCAACCCAGGCCGGAAAATCCTTCGCGGAGCTCGAGGCGGCCGCACAGGACGACGTGTTGCGGAAACTCGAGTCAGGCGAGGTCAAGTTCGAGACGGTCGATGCGAAGGGGTTCTTCTCCGCCCTGTTGAAGGACGTGCCGGAAGGCTTCTTCGCTGATCCCATTCACGGCGGCAACATCGACATGGTCGGATGGAAGATGATCGGCTTTCCCGGCATCCGCTACGACTATCGCGACTGGGTCAATCGCCACAACGAACGCTATCCGCATCCGCCCGTGAGCATCGCCGGGCGCGCGGATTGGACCCCTGCCAAATCGTGA
- a CDS encoding cytochrome c oxidase subunit II, with amino-acid sequence MWRQWIPFWRPGLSPHGGDVDLLFAGLLIASALVLALLFFLLVLFCTRYRAGNRTDRDHRVKKSWHWEVGWTAASSVCFLGLFVWGASVYFQIYRTPADEHDVFVVAKQWMWKTQHPGGQSEIDALHIPVRRPVRLVMASQDVIHSFFIPALRLKHDVVPGRYQDLEIEVDKPGHYHLFCAEYCGTDHSGMIGEIVAMEPADFSNWLTQQAPSSPLASEGGQLFRELGCSGCHGGGGTIRAPPLEGLYGKPVPLSDGTTVIADDKYIRDSILMPRSQVVASYQPLMPSFAGKVSEDQLLRLVIYIKSLAGHPS; translated from the coding sequence ATGTGGCGCCAGTGGATCCCGTTCTGGCGTCCCGGGCTATCGCCGCATGGCGGCGACGTCGATCTGCTGTTCGCCGGCCTTTTGATCGCAAGCGCGCTGGTGCTCGCGCTGCTGTTCTTTCTGCTCGTGCTGTTTTGCACCCGCTATCGCGCGGGAAACCGGACCGATCGAGACCATCGCGTCAAGAAGAGCTGGCACTGGGAAGTAGGCTGGACCGCCGCGTCGTCCGTTTGCTTCCTCGGCCTCTTCGTCTGGGGCGCGAGCGTCTATTTCCAGATCTACCGCACGCCCGCGGACGAGCACGATGTGTTCGTCGTGGCGAAGCAGTGGATGTGGAAGACGCAGCATCCGGGCGGCCAGTCCGAAATCGACGCGCTGCATATCCCGGTCAGACGCCCCGTCCGCCTGGTGATGGCTTCGCAGGACGTCATTCACAGCTTCTTCATTCCCGCCCTTCGGCTGAAGCATGATGTGGTCCCAGGCCGCTACCAGGACCTCGAGATCGAGGTCGACAAGCCCGGCCACTATCATTTGTTTTGCGCCGAATATTGCGGCACCGATCACTCCGGCATGATCGGCGAGATCGTCGCGATGGAGCCGGCCGATTTCTCCAACTGGCTGACGCAACAGGCACCGTCGAGTCCGCTAGCGAGCGAAGGCGGCCAGCTGTTCCGCGAACTCGGCTGTAGCGGTTGTCACGGTGGTGGCGGCACGATCCGCGCGCCTCCGCTCGAAGGCCTCTACGGCAAGCCGGTGCCGCTCTCGGACGGCACCACCGTGATCGCGGATGACAAGTACATCCGGGATTCCATCCTGATGCCGCGCAGCCAGGTGGTCGCAAGCTATCAGCCGCTGATGCCCTCGTTCGCGGGCAAGGTCAGCGAGGACCAGCTGTTGCGGCTCGTGATCTACATCAAATCGCTCGCAGGGCACCCATCATGA
- a CDS encoding c-type cytochrome: MQDFSSVERGRYLATAADCGSCHTIPGSDHPLSGGRPIETPFGVLVAPNITPDRETGIGAWSDDEFDAAVRKGVRRDGKRLYPAMPFPYFARMTQEDVKDIRAYLSTIEPVHNPVAVNQLPFPLNQRMAMTVWDTLYFTPGEFREQPDKSKQWNRGAYLVEGPGHCGACHTPKTALGGDMPDKRLQGYTLQGWAAPDITSGQGPLADWSADDLAQYLKTGHNRFAAAAGLMGEVVELSTSKVSDDDAKAMATYLKGQSGPKPAADSAAESHVMAAGGAIYQDLCSACHKSDGSGVPNLIPDLAHAATVSTGDPTTVLRVILQGAQSVATDQEPTGPAMPAFGWQLNDAQVAAVATYVRNHWGKAPPVSEDEAKKERAQLDARTN; encoded by the coding sequence TTGCAAGATTTTTCGTCCGTCGAGCGTGGGCGCTATCTGGCCACAGCTGCCGATTGCGGCAGCTGCCATACGATCCCGGGCAGCGATCATCCCCTCAGCGGCGGCCGTCCCATCGAGACACCGTTCGGCGTGCTGGTCGCGCCCAACATCACGCCCGATCGCGAGACCGGGATCGGCGCCTGGAGCGACGATGAATTTGACGCGGCCGTGCGCAAGGGCGTGCGCCGCGACGGCAAGCGGCTCTACCCGGCCATGCCGTTTCCCTACTTCGCGCGGATGACGCAAGAGGACGTCAAGGACATCCGCGCTTATCTGTCGACCATCGAGCCCGTCCACAACCCCGTGGCCGTCAACCAGCTGCCGTTCCCGTTGAACCAGCGGATGGCGATGACGGTCTGGGACACGCTCTATTTCACGCCGGGCGAGTTCAGGGAGCAGCCGGACAAGTCAAAGCAGTGGAACCGCGGCGCCTATCTCGTCGAGGGCCCCGGCCATTGCGGCGCCTGTCACACCCCGAAGACGGCTTTGGGCGGCGACATGCCCGACAAGCGACTCCAGGGCTACACGCTCCAGGGTTGGGCTGCACCCGACATCACCAGCGGGCAGGGGCCGCTCGCGGACTGGTCAGCCGATGATCTCGCGCAATATCTCAAGACCGGCCACAACCGGTTTGCTGCGGCGGCTGGTCTGATGGGGGAGGTCGTTGAGCTCTCGACATCGAAGGTCAGCGACGACGACGCCAAGGCGATGGCGACCTATCTCAAGGGTCAATCAGGACCAAAGCCGGCAGCGGACAGCGCGGCGGAGTCCCATGTCATGGCGGCGGGTGGTGCGATCTATCAAGACCTCTGCTCTGCCTGTCACAAGTCGGACGGATCAGGTGTTCCCAATCTCATTCCGGACCTTGCTCATGCCGCAACCGTCAGCACGGGAGACCCTACGACGGTTCTGCGCGTGATCCTTCAGGGCGCGCAGAGCGTGGCGACCGATCAGGAGCCGACCGGCCCGGCGATGCCGGCGTTCGGCTGGCAATTGAACGACGCACAGGTCGCGGCGGTCGCGACCTATGTCCGCAACCATTGGGGCAAGGCGCCGCCGGTCAGCGAAGATGAGGCGAAGAAGGAGCGCGCGCAACTCGACGCGAGAACCAACTGA
- a CDS encoding cytochrome c3 family protein, whose protein sequence is MAQIFSPVADTWIRLFVIGALSLAGGSIVAAVGFAHSAYMTETDIRPHQPVPFSHRHHAGELGIDCRYCHNNVEAGPQAGLPPTETCMTCHSQIWTNASMLEPVRKSLASNTPIPWTRVAKLPDYVFFRHDIHIAKGVGCENCHGRIDQMALTYRAKPFTMEFCIDCHRDPAPHLRPLDHITDMAWTPPADARREGDAIAAHEGIRFGELTHCYVCHR, encoded by the coding sequence ATGGCTCAAATATTCTCACCTGTGGCGGACACGTGGATTCGCCTGTTCGTGATCGGCGCCCTGTCGCTTGCCGGCGGCAGCATCGTGGCCGCTGTCGGCTTCGCGCATTCGGCATACATGACAGAGACCGACATTCGTCCGCATCAGCCGGTGCCGTTCAGCCACCGCCACCATGCCGGGGAACTCGGTATCGACTGCCGCTATTGCCACAACAATGTCGAGGCCGGCCCGCAAGCCGGCCTCCCGCCGACCGAGACCTGCATGACATGTCACTCCCAGATATGGACCAACGCGTCGATGCTGGAACCGGTGCGAAAGAGTCTTGCCAGCAACACGCCGATCCCATGGACGCGCGTCGCAAAGCTGCCCGACTACGTGTTCTTCCGGCACGACATCCATATTGCCAAGGGCGTCGGCTGCGAAAACTGCCACGGCCGTATCGACCAGATGGCGCTGACCTATCGCGCCAAGCCGTTCACAATGGAGTTTTGCATCGATTGCCACCGCGATCCTGCCCCTCATCTACGTCCGCTGGATCACATCACGGATATGGCGTGGACGCCGCCCGCGGATGCGCGCAGGGAGGGCGACGCGATCGCCGCCCATGAAGGCATTCGCTTCGGCGAGCTCACGCATTGCTATGTGTGTCACCGATGA
- a CDS encoding cytochrome c oxidase subunit 3, whose translation MPERSAFAPQYASIPHRDHTAELGMWVFIATEVLLFGGLVLAYFVYRHAFPQGFAAGSRHTEIVIGTANTAVLLTSSFLVAWAVEIFSPVTAKIVTWLLIAAACLGLVFIMLKGIEYSREYDEHLVPGIDFQLAGPKANGVQLFFVFYFVATAIHALHMLIGICLLITLAVICRKAPTTRHHTALHSAALYWHFVDVVWIFLFALIYLPGRSSS comes from the coding sequence ATGCCTGAGCGCTCCGCCTTCGCGCCGCAATACGCTTCGATACCCCATCGAGATCACACGGCCGAACTCGGCATGTGGGTGTTCATCGCGACCGAAGTGCTTCTGTTCGGCGGCCTGGTGCTCGCCTATTTCGTCTACCGGCACGCTTTTCCGCAAGGCTTCGCCGCGGGCAGCCGGCACACCGAAATCGTGATCGGGACGGCCAACACGGCGGTATTGCTGACATCGAGCTTTCTGGTGGCGTGGGCTGTCGAGATCTTCTCGCCCGTCACCGCCAAAATCGTGACATGGCTGCTCATCGCTGCGGCGTGTCTCGGTCTTGTCTTTATCATGCTCAAAGGCATCGAATACAGCAGGGAATATGACGAACATCTTGTCCCAGGCATCGACTTCCAGTTGGCCGGACCAAAGGCCAACGGTGTCCAGCTGTTCTTCGTCTTCTACTTCGTCGCCACCGCGATCCACGCCCTGCACATGCTGATCGGGATCTGCCTGCTGATCACGCTTGCGGTCATCTGCCGGAAGGCACCGACGACGCGCCATCATACGGCGCTGCACAGCGCGGCGCTGTACTGGCATTTCGTCGACGTGGTCTGGATCTTCCTGTTCGCGCTGATCTACCTGCCGGGACGGTCCTCGTCATGA
- a CDS encoding cytochrome C oxidase subunit IV family protein codes for MTEWRPPFALVGAWLGLLALLALTVTLAYAPLGAANAVVALGIGTIKAMLVAAIFMELRHRSGLTLIFAGAGLFWLGILLWLGSMDFLTRT; via the coding sequence ATGACGGAATGGCGGCCACCATTTGCCCTCGTCGGAGCCTGGCTTGGCCTGCTGGCCTTGCTGGCGCTGACCGTGACGCTGGCTTACGCCCCGCTTGGGGCCGCCAACGCCGTCGTGGCGCTCGGCATCGGCACAATCAAGGCCATGCTCGTCGCGGCCATCTTCATGGAACTGCGACATCGCAGCGGCCTCACGCTCATTTTTGCGGGCGCAGGCCTGTTCTGGCTCGGCATCCTGCTATGGCTGGGGTCCATGGATTTCCTGACGCGGACGTGA
- the ctaD gene encoding cytochrome c oxidase subunit I has protein sequence MSDKNYLTTDYTLRSWFLTTDHKRIAILYFASLIFFFFIGGAAATAIRIELATPQADLVSSDVYNRLFTMHGIIMVWFFLIPSIPNTLGNFVVPLMIGARDLAFPRLNLMSWYIFMLGGCITLFAILAGGVDTGWTFYTPFSTLYSNSYVIVAAAGVFIAGFSSILTGLNFIVTIHRLRAPGLTWYRLPLFLWSLYATSVILVLATPVLAITLLLMATERFFGVGIFDPRIGGDPLLFQHLFWFYSHPAVYIMILPGMGVINELVSCFSRKEVFGYKFVAWCSVAIAAVGFLVWGHHMFVSGQSLVASLVFSFMSFIVAVPSAIKVFNWTATLHKGSIHFDAPMLYALAFIGLFTIGGLTGLFLACLAFDVHATDTYFVVAHFHYIMVGGMVTAYFGGLHYWWPKITGRLYSEYWARTAAVLIFFGFNLTFFPQFILGAEGMPRRYHVYPPEFQVWNVLSSGGAAILAVAYLMPLFYLGYSAFHGRRAPANPWNAPGLEWQTSSPPPEFNFASQPVVTRAPYQYNEHFQAEPQNA, from the coding sequence ATGAGCGACAAGAACTATCTCACCACCGACTACACGCTGAGATCCTGGTTCCTGACGACGGATCACAAGAGGATCGCGATCCTCTATTTCGCGAGCCTGATCTTCTTTTTCTTCATCGGAGGCGCGGCCGCGACCGCAATCCGGATCGAGCTCGCCACGCCGCAGGCCGATCTCGTCAGCTCCGATGTCTACAACCGCCTCTTCACCATGCACGGCATCATCATGGTGTGGTTCTTCCTGATCCCGTCGATCCCCAACACGCTCGGCAATTTCGTGGTCCCGCTGATGATCGGCGCGCGAGACCTGGCCTTTCCCCGGCTCAATCTGATGAGCTGGTACATCTTCATGCTCGGCGGCTGCATCACGCTGTTTGCGATCCTCGCCGGTGGCGTCGACACCGGCTGGACCTTCTACACACCGTTCTCGACGCTGTACTCCAACAGCTATGTGATCGTCGCCGCCGCCGGCGTTTTCATTGCCGGCTTCTCGTCGATCCTGACCGGCCTCAATTTCATCGTCACCATCCATCGCCTGCGCGCGCCCGGACTGACCTGGTACCGCCTGCCGTTGTTCCTGTGGTCGCTGTACGCAACATCAGTCATCCTGGTGCTGGCGACACCGGTGCTCGCGATCACGCTGCTGCTGATGGCGACGGAACGTTTCTTCGGCGTCGGCATCTTCGATCCCAGGATCGGCGGCGACCCGCTGCTGTTTCAACATCTGTTCTGGTTCTACTCGCATCCCGCGGTCTACATCATGATCCTGCCGGGCATGGGGGTGATCAATGAGCTGGTCTCCTGCTTCTCGCGGAAGGAAGTGTTCGGCTACAAGTTCGTCGCCTGGTGCAGCGTCGCCATCGCCGCGGTCGGCTTCCTGGTCTGGGGCCACCACATGTTCGTCAGCGGCCAGTCGCTGGTCGCAAGCCTCGTATTCTCCTTCATGAGCTTCATCGTCGCGGTGCCCTCCGCGATCAAGGTCTTCAACTGGACCGCGACCCTGCACAAGGGCTCGATCCATTTCGATGCACCCATGCTCTATGCGCTGGCTTTCATCGGCCTGTTCACGATCGGCGGCCTCACCGGCCTGTTCCTGGCGTGCCTCGCCTTCGATGTGCATGCGACCGACACTTATTTCGTTGTCGCGCATTTCCACTACATCATGGTCGGTGGCATGGTGACGGCCTATTTCGGCGGCCTGCATTATTGGTGGCCGAAAATCACCGGCCGGCTCTATTCCGAATATTGGGCACGCACCGCCGCCGTGCTGATCTTCTTTGGCTTCAACCTCACTTTCTTTCCACAATTCATCCTCGGCGCCGAAGGCATGCCGCGTCGTTACCACGTCTATCCCCCGGAGTTTCAGGTCTGGAACGTATTGTCGTCCGGAGGCGCTGCGATCCTTGCCGTCGCCTATCTGATGCCGCTGTTCTATCTCGGCTACTCCGCCTTCCATGGCCGTCGCGCGCCGGCAAACCCCTGGAACGCGCCTGGCCTCGAATGGCAGACTTCCTCGCCGCCACCGGAGTTCAACTTTGCAAGCCAGCCCGTGGTGACGCGCGCGCCGTATCAATACAACGAGCATTTCCAGGCGGAGCCACAAAATGCCTGA
- a CDS encoding GMC family oxidoreductase, with protein MARKLPRKDVVIVGLGWTGSIMAYELADAGLDLIAIERGPWRNTATDYPPGYAADELRYRIRHELFLSPSQTTFTFRHKMSEAALPIRSWGAFMPPNGVGGGGVHWNAETWRFLPSDFVLKTHLTERYGVNFLPEDMTIQDWGVTYDELEPHYDKFEYLCGTSGQAGNIKGTIMDGGNPFEGPRARAYPNPPQDQPFGHALFGKAARDLGYKPFPQPSGNMSRPYQNPLGVRLGPCTYCGFCEWFGCGNYSKASPQTTVLPALVRKPNFTARDNSEVTRINVDSSGKRATGVTFVDAAGDEWEQPADLVVLSAYTIFNVQLLLLSGIGKAYDPAANTGVIGRNFTHQTTSDVVSFFDPAKFVFNPFIASGAIGMCIDEFNGDNFDHGPHGFVGGGYMGHVQTNGRPIETTPVPPGTPLWGAAWKKAVKENYQSAIKPGTGVHGSMYSYRDVYVDLDPAYKDRFNRPLVRITMDFHDNEIKQNKFLTDKFAEIFQAMGAKQVHKEYRKAPYDITKYQTTHLCGGAIMGSDPTTSALNRFLQSWDVPNLFVLGASAFPQNAGYNPTGTVAALAYWTADAIRSKYLKNPGQLINA; from the coding sequence ATGGCCCGTAAGCTCCCGCGGAAGGACGTCGTCATCGTCGGGCTGGGCTGGACCGGCTCGATCATGGCCTACGAGCTCGCCGACGCCGGGCTCGACCTGATTGCGATCGAGCGCGGCCCGTGGCGCAATACGGCGACGGACTACCCGCCGGGCTACGCGGCTGACGAGTTGCGCTACCGCATCCGTCACGAGCTGTTCCTGAGCCCGAGCCAGACCACCTTCACCTTCCGCCACAAGATGAGCGAGGCCGCGCTGCCGATCAGAAGCTGGGGTGCGTTCATGCCGCCGAACGGCGTCGGCGGCGGCGGGGTGCACTGGAACGCGGAGACGTGGCGCTTCCTGCCGTCGGATTTCGTGCTGAAGACGCATCTGACCGAGCGTTACGGGGTAAACTTCCTGCCCGAGGACATGACCATCCAGGACTGGGGCGTGACCTATGACGAGCTCGAGCCGCATTACGATAAGTTCGAATATCTCTGTGGCACGTCCGGTCAGGCCGGCAATATCAAGGGCACGATCATGGACGGCGGCAACCCGTTCGAGGGACCGCGCGCGCGGGCCTATCCGAATCCGCCGCAGGATCAGCCGTTCGGCCATGCGCTGTTCGGCAAGGCGGCGCGCGATCTCGGCTACAAGCCGTTTCCGCAGCCCTCCGGCAACATGTCGCGGCCGTACCAGAATCCTCTCGGCGTTCGGCTCGGGCCATGTACCTATTGCGGCTTCTGCGAGTGGTTCGGTTGCGGCAACTATTCAAAGGCCTCGCCGCAGACCACGGTGCTGCCAGCGCTAGTGCGCAAACCCAACTTCACGGCCCGTGACAACAGCGAGGTCACGCGGATCAATGTCGACAGCTCCGGCAAGCGCGCCACCGGCGTGACCTTTGTCGATGCCGCGGGTGACGAGTGGGAGCAGCCCGCCGACCTCGTCGTGCTCTCGGCCTACACGATCTTCAATGTTCAACTCCTGCTGCTGTCAGGCATCGGCAAGGCCTATGATCCCGCGGCCAACACCGGCGTGATCGGCCGCAATTTCACCCACCAGACCACCTCCGACGTCGTCAGCTTCTTCGATCCGGCAAAATTCGTCTTCAATCCCTTCATCGCCTCCGGCGCGATCGGAATGTGCATCGACGAGTTCAACGGCGACAATTTTGACCATGGTCCGCATGGCTTCGTCGGCGGCGGCTACATGGGACATGTGCAGACTAACGGCCGGCCGATCGAAACCACGCCGGTGCCGCCGGGCACGCCGCTCTGGGGCGCGGCATGGAAGAAGGCCGTCAAGGAGAACTATCAGAGCGCGATCAAGCCCGGGACCGGCGTCCATGGTAGCATGTACAGCTACCGCGACGTCTATGTCGATCTCGACCCCGCCTACAAGGATCGCTTCAACCGGCCGCTGGTGCGGATCACCATGGATTTCCACGACAACGAGATCAAGCAGAACAAATTCCTGACCGACAAGTTCGCTGAGATCTTTCAGGCCATGGGCGCAAAACAGGTCCACAAGGAATACCGCAAGGCGCCCTACGACATCACAAAATACCAGACGACGCATCTCTGCGGCGGCGCGATCATGGGATCCGATCCCACCACGAGCGCGCTCAACCGCTTTCTCCAAAGCTGGGACGTACCCAACCTGTTCGTGCTGGGCGCCAGCGCGTTTCCGCAAAATGCCGGCTACAACCCGACCGGAACGGTTGCAGCGCTCGCCTATTGGACGGCCGATGCGATCCGCTCCAAATATCTCAAGAACCCGGGGCAGCTGATCAATGCGTAG